TGCGCCGCGCGGTCGAGGAGCTCGGCGCGGTGACGGTCAACCTGAACCCCGACCCGTCGGGCGGCGCCTGGACCGCGCCGCCGCTGACCGACCGCAGCTGGTACCCGCTCTACGAGGCGATGGCCGAGTACGACGTCCCCGCCATGATCCACGTCAGTACCTCGTGCAACCCGGCCTTCCACACCACCGGCGCCCACTACCTCAACGCCGACACGACGGCGTTCATGCAGCTGGTCCAGGGCGACCTGTTCGCCGACTTCCCGACGCTGAGGTTCGTGATCCCGCACGGCGGCGGTGCCGTGCCCTACCACTGGGGCCGGTTCCGCGGCCTGGCGATGGCGCTCGGCAAGCCGGACCCGGAGGCGCTCCTGGACAACGTCCTCTTCGACACCTGCGTCTACCACCAGCCGGGCATCGACCTGCTGACGCGCGTGATTCCCAGCCGGTCCGTCCTGTTCGCCAGCGAGATGATCGGCGCCGTCCGCGACATCGATCCGCACACGGGCCACCACTTCGACGACACCAAGCGGTACGTCGAGGCCACCGCGAACCTCTCGGACGAGCAGCGTGCCGCCGTCTACTCCGGCAACGCCTTGCGCGTCCACCCCCGGCTCGCCGCGCGCCTCGCGGCCGCGCGCCGCTGACCGGCCACCACCCGGCAAGGAGAAGAGCACATGGAACACACCGAGATCGGCATCGTCCGAACGGCGGTCACCCGCGCCGACCCCGAGGCGGTCGCCGCGCTGTCGGCGTACGGCGTGGCGACGATCCACGAGGCCATGGGCCGGGCCGGGTTGATGCGGCCCTACCTGCGTCCCGTCTACCCGAAGGCCCGTATGTGCGGCACGGCGGTGACCGTCCTGCTGCAGCCCGGCGACAACTGGATGCTGCACGTCGCCGCCGAGCAGATCCGGGAGGGTGACGTCGTGGTCGCGGCCTGCACGACCGAGAGCGAGGACGGCTTCTTCGGCGAGTTGCTCGCCACCTCGTTCCGCGCCCGGGGATGCCAGGGCCTGGTCATCGACGGCGGCGTGCGCGATGTGGCCGACCTGGAGCGGATGGACTTCCCCGTCTTCTCGCGCGCGATCCATGCCAAGGGCACGGTCAAGGCCACCCTCGGCTCGGTCAACGTGCCGGTGGTCTGCGGCAACGCCCTGGTCCGGCCCGGCGACGTCGTGGTGGCGGACGCCGACGGTGTCGTCGTCGTGCCGCGCGAGCGCGCCGCCGTCGTCGCCGCGACCGCGGCCGCGCGGGAGGCCGCCGAGGAGGGCAGACGCGCGCGGTTCCGCGCCGGCCAACTCGGCCTGGACGTCTACGACATGCGAGGCCCGCTGGCCGAGCTCGGCCTGCGGTACGAGGACTGACGATGACGCACTTCGAGAAGACCCCCGGCTGGCTGGACTGGCACCCGGTCCCGAGCCGGCCACGGTTCCGGCTGCCCGAGGGCGCGGTCGACGCGCACTGCCACGTCTTCGGCCCGGGAGCGGAGTTCCCCTTCGCCCCCGAACGGAAGTACACCCCGTGCGACGCGCCCAAGAGCCGGCTCTTCCACCTGCGCGACCACCTGGGCTTCGCCCGTAACGTCGTGGTCCAGGCGACCTGCCACGGCGCCGACAACAGCGCCATGGTCGACGCCCTGCGGGCCTCGGACGGCCTGGCCCGGGGCGTCGCCACCGTACGGCCGGGAATCCCGGACGCGGAGCTGCGGGAGCTGCACGACGCCGGTGTCCGCGGTGTGCGGTTCAACTTCGTCCAGCGGCTCGTCGAAGCCGCTCCCCGTCAGGAACTCCGGGACGTCGTCGAGCGCATCGCTCCCTACGGCTGGCACGTCGTCGTCTACTTCGAGGCGGCCGACCTCGCCGACCTGCGCGACTTCTTCCTCTCGCTCCCCGTGCCGCTGGTCGTCGACCACATGGGCCGGCCCGATGTCACCAAGGACCCGGACGGCCCGGAGTTCGAGGCGTTCCTGGACTTCATGCGGGCGAAGCCGGACATATGGTGCAAGCTCTCGTGCCCGGAGCGGCTGTCCGAGAGCGGTCCGCCGGCCCTCGACGGCGAGCGGGCGGCGTACCGCGATGTCGTCCCCTTCGCCCGACGGGTGGCCGAGGAGTTCCCGGACCGGGTGCTGTGGGGCACCGACTGGCCCCACCCCAACCTGACGAACCACATGCCCGACGACGGTCTGCTGGTCGACTTCGTCCCGGACATCGCGCCGACCCCGGAGCTGCGACGCAAGCTGCTCGTCGACAACCCGATGCGCCTGTACTGGCCCGAAGCCGACTGATCCGCCTCACGATGGGAGTCCGGCCATGACACTGGACAAGACGTACAGACTGGTTCCGGGAACCACCGTCTTCGACGCCGAGCAGTCCGCCAAGGGCTACCACCTCAACCAGTTCTGCATGTCTCTGATGACGGCGGAGAACCGGGAGCTCTACCTCGCCGACGAACGTGCCTACCTGGACGCGTGGCCGCTCCGGGAGGAACAGAAGCAGGCACTCCTCGCCCGCGACCTCAACGCGGCGATGCGCGAGGGGGGCAACATCTACTTCCTCGCCAAGTGGGGGGCGACGCTGGGACTGTCGTTCCAGCAGATGGCGGGTTCCATGACCGGGATGACCGAGCAGGAGTACCGCGACATGATGGCCGGCGGCGGCCGCTCCGTCGAGGGCAACCGCATCGACCAGGCCGTCCTCGACGCGGCGTACGCCGACCGGGCCCCGGCCGGGCACGCCACCATCACCAGTGCGGTCTTCACCTCGCACGTGCCGGCGATCGGCGCGGCGATGGACCTCGGGAAGACCGGCGAGCCGTACTGGAAGCCGGTCTTCGAGGGGTACGAGTTCTCCAGGCGGTGGGAGCGGGAGAACGTCCCCGACGTCGTCTTCCTGGTCTACAACGACCACGCCAGCTCGTTCGACCAGTCGTTGATCCCGACGTTCGTGCTCGGCACCGGCGCGGCGTACCCCACCGCCGACGAGGGGTACGGGCCCCGCCCCGTCCCCGGCGTCGAGAGCGACCCCGACCTGGCCGCGCACATCGCGCACTCGCTCATCAGGGACGACTTCGACCTCACTCTCGTCAACGAGATGACCGTCGACCACGGCCTGACCGTCCCGCTGTCGCTGATGTTCGGCGACGTCGAGAGGTGGCCGTGCAAGGTGATCCCGTTCCACGTCAACGTGGTGCAGTACCCGGTGCCCTCCGGCGCCAGGTGCTTCAGCCTCGGCCAGGCGCTGCGCAGGGCGATCGAGTCCTACGACAGGCCGCTGAACGTCCAGGTGTGGGGCACCGGCGGCATGAGCCACCAGTTGCAGGGCCCGCGCGCGGGACTCATCAACCGGGAATGGGACAACGCGTTCCTCGACCGGCTGATCGCCGACCCGGCCGGCCTGTCACGGGTGCCTCACCTGGAGTACGTGGAGGAGGCCGGCTCGGAAGGCATCGAGCTGGTCATGTGGCTGATCGCCCGCGGGGCGATGAGCGACGTCGACGCGAGCGGCGAGATCGAGGTCATGCACCGCTTCTACCACGTGCCCGCGTCCAACACCGCCGTCGGCCACCTGATCCTGGAAAACCACCCGCGGGCCCACGAGCCCGCCGAGAAGGAGTGACATGACCGACGACCAGACCGTGCGGATCGCCCTGGCCGGAGGCGGTGCCTTCGGCGCCAAGCACGCGGCCGCGCTCAAGCGGATCAAGGGGGTCGAGGTCGCCGCCGTCGTGAGCAGCAGCCTGGAGAGCGGCCGGAAGTTCGCCGCCGAACAGGGCATCGACCGCGCCTACGCCGACCTGGACGAGGTCCTGGCGATGGACGACATCGACGCCGTCGTCCTGGCCACGCCCACGCCGATGCACGCCGCGCAGACGCTGGCCTGCCTCGAAGCGGGCAAGCACGTCCAGACCGAGATCCCGCTGGCCGCCTCCCTGGCCGACGCCGAGGCGTGCCTGGAGGCGCAGCGGCGCACCGGGCTCGTCGCCATGGTGGGGCACACCCGGCGCTTCAACCCGAGCCACCAGTGGGTGCGGCGGCAGGTCCAGGCGGGGGACTTCTCCATCCAGCAGATGGACGTGCAGACGTACTTCTTCCGCCGTACGAACCGCAACGCCCTCGGCGAGCCGCGCTCCTGGACCGACCACCTGCTGTGGCACCATGCCGCGCACACCGTCGACCTGTTCGCGTACCAGACCGGATCGCCGATCGTGCGGGCCAACGCGATGCAGGGCCCGATCCACCCCGAGCTGGGCATCGCGATGGACATGTCGATCCAGCTGCGTGCGGAGAACGGCGCCCTCTGCACCCTGTCGCTGTCGTTCAACAACGACGGGCCGCTCGGCACGTTCTTCCGGTACATCGGTGACACCGGCACCTACCTCGCGCGGTACGACGACCTCTTCACCGGCAAGGACCAGCCGATCGACGTGAGTGGTGTCGACATCTCGCTGGACGGCATCGAGCTCCAGGACCGTGAGTTCGTCGCCGCCATCCGCGAGGGCCGGGAGCCCGATTCCTCCATCGCCCAGGTGATGCCCTGTTACCGCACGCTGGCGGACCTGGAGACCCAGCTCGACGCCGTCGCGGGCGGCTGAGGACGCCGGATACGAAGGCGGGCCGTACGCCGCTCCGGTGGCGCCCGGCCCGCCGGCCCGCGGCCGGAACACGAAGCCCCTGTTCTTCAGCAGTGAAGAACAGGGGCTTCGCCATGCCCGCCGGGCCCGGGCGCCGGGTGGTGGGCGCCGGAGGGCCGGGATCTCAGGTGCCCCGGGGGCCGCGTGGTGGCCGGTCAGCGGCCTGCGGGGAACCGACCGCGCCGCGGCACCGAGTCCAGGAGGAGCCGGGTGTACGGATGCTCCGGGGCCTCCAGGATCCGCGAGGCGGGGCCCGTCTCCACGACGTGACCGGACTTGAGGACCAGGACCTCGTCGGCGACGTGCCGGACCACCGCCAGGTCGTGCGTGACGAACAGGTAGCCGATTCCCGACGTGCTGCGGATCTGACCGAGGAGTTCGAGTATCTGCGCCTGGATCGAGACGTCGAGCGCGGCGACGGCCTCGTCGAGGACGAGGACCCGGGGCTCCACGGCGAGGGCACGGGCGATCGCCACGCGCTGCCGCTGCCCGCCCGAGAGGTCGCGGGGGAGGGCGGCGGCCTCGCGTGTGCCGAGGCCGACCTGGTCCAGGAGCCGGGCGGCGCGGGCGCCGCGGCCGGCCGCGTCGAGATCCGTGTGGAGGCGCAGCACCTCGTCCAGGCAACCGGAGACGGTCACCCGGGGATCGAGCGAGAGGTACGGATCCTGGAAGACCATCTGGATCTCCCGGGCCCTGGCCAGCCGCTCGGCCCGTCCCCGGGGCCGCGCGGAGCGGTCCCGTCCGTCCAGGCGGACGGTCCCGCCGTCCGGGTGCTCCAGTCCGACGAGCATCCGGACCGTGGTGGTCTTGCCGCTGCCGGACTCCCCGACGATCGCCAGGGAGGCCCCGGGAGCCAGGGCGAAGGACACTCCGTCCACCGCCGTGTGGTCCCCGTACCGCTTCCGCAGGCCCTCGACGACCAGGCCCTGGACCACCGGTCCCCCGGCGACGGGTCCCTCTTTCGCTGAGGCGGTCACCACGTGATCCCTTCGTCGGCGCGGTGGCAGGCGGCGAGTCCGTCGCCCTGCCGGGTGAGTGCGGGCTTCTCCTCGGAGCAGCGAGCCACCGCGTGGGCGCAGCGCGCGGCGAAGGCGCAGCCCGGCGGCGCCTCGGACAGGGAGACGGGACGCCCGGGGATGGGCCGGGGCGGCGACGCACCCGCTTCGATGCTCGGCGTGCAGGCGAGCAGCCCCGCGGTGTACGGGTGCCGCGGCCGGTCGAACAGCTCGTCGGTACCGCGCGTCTCCACGATCCGGCCCGCGTACATCACGTACACCCGGTCGCAGACGGTGGCGGCCAGTTCGAGGTCGTGCGTGACGAAGAGCAGACCCGTGCCGCGCTCGGCCCGCAGCCGGGCGAGGAGTCGGACGATCTCCGCCTGGGTCGTGACGTCCAGGGCGGTGGTCGGTTCGTCGGCGACGATCAGCGCCGGCTCGGCCGCGAGCGCCGCGGCGATGACCACCCGCTGGAGCATGCCGCCGGAGAACTCGTGGGGACGGCGGCGGAGGGCGCCGCGCGGGTCGCGGATACCGACCGCGTCGAGGAGTTCGAGGGCCCGGGCGTCCGCCGTGGCGGCCGGGGCCCCGGCCGCGCGCAGCCCTTCGGTGAGGAAGTCGCCGACGCGGCGCAGCGGGTTCACGGAGGCACGAGGGTCCTGGAAGACCATCGCGACCTGCCGGGCCCGTAGTTCGGCCAGCTCCGGGCGGCTCATGGTGAGCACGTCCCGGCCGGCGACCCGGACCTCGCCGCTGGTGCGCGCGTCCGGGGGCAGCAGCCCGAGGACGCTGCGGCACGCCACCGACTTCCCCGAGCCGGACTCGCCGACGAGGCCGACGCTCTCCCCGGGGCGTACCCGCAGGCCGACCCCGTCCAGGATCGGCCGCCGGGCCCGGTCGTCGGGGAGCCGGATCCCGAGCCCGTCGATCTCCAGGACCGGAGGCCCGTCGCCGGCCGGGACCGGAGTCGTGCCGCTCTGTCGCCGCTGTTCCTTCACGCGGTTCACCGCTTCCGCCTCGCGATCCGGTCGGCGAGGCCCTCGCCGACGATGCCGAACGCCACCACGGCGAGCACGATGCACGCCGAAGGCGCGAGGGCGGGCAGCATCGCCCCCTGCTGGACGGCCGACTGGCCCTCGTTGATCATGGCGCCCCAGTCGGCGGTCGGCGGCTGCACGCCGAAGCCGAGGTACGAGAGCGCCGCCAGGTCCATCAACGCGTACCCGAAGTTCATGGCGGACTGGGCGAAGACGGTGGGGGCGATGTTGGGCAGCAGGTGGCGCAGGCAGACGGTCCAGCCGGACCAGCCCTGGACCCGGTAGGACTCGATGTACGGGCGGGCCTGCTCCTGGCGTGCGATGCCGCGCACCAGGCGTCCCACGTACGGGGTGTAGGCCACCGCCATCGCGATCACGGGCGCGGTCATCCCCGAACCGACGACGGAGACGAGCAGGATCGCGAGCAGGAGTCCGGGGATCGCGAAGACCATGTCCATCGAGCGGGACAGGACGGAGTCCGCCCAGCCGCCGCGCCAGGCCGCCACCACGCCGAGCAGGGTGCCGAGGAGGGTGGAGACGCCGACGACGAGCAGTGGGCCGATCAGCCCGGTGCGGGCCCCGTACATCATGCGTGACAGGACGTCCCGCCCGGACTGGTCGGTGCCGAGCAGGTGCTCGCCGGTGGTCCCGGCCAGGCTCGCCGAGAGGTCGAGGGCCTCGGGATCGTACGGCGCGAGGACGGGGGCGAGGACGGCGATCAGGAGCAGAGCGGCGAGCAGCGCGACCGAGGCGGTGAACATCGGCCCCTGGGCGAACAGGCGCAGGGGGCGGAGCCCGGGCCTGCGGCGCAGGACGGCGGGCTCCGGAGGTGCGGTGGTGGTCATGAGGAGCCTTCCCCGTGGAGCGACAGCCGGGGGTCGATGAGGGGTGCGAGCAGGTCGACCGCGAGGTTGACGAGGACGAAGGCGGCCACGCTGAGCAGGGTGATGGCCTGCACGACGGCGAAGTCCTTGGCGGTGACCGACTGCACGAGCAGGGAGCCGAGGCCGGGCACGTCGAAGGCGGTCTCGACGATCGAGGTGCTGATGAGGAGTCCGGCGAGCATCGTGCCGCCGACGGTGACGACCGGGCCGAGCGCGTTGCGCAGGACGTGCCGGCGGATCACGGTGCGCCCCGGGACACCGCGGGCCCGCGCCACCTCGACGTGCTCCCTGCCGAGTTCGTCCAGCATCGCCGAGCGGGTCACCCGGGCGAGCAGACCCGCGAAGGTCAGGGCCAGGGCGAAGGCCGGCAGGGTCAGGTGGTGGAGCCGTTCGGAGAACCCGGTGGGTGTGCCGCCGGGGCCCGGGAACCACCCCAGCTGGACGGAGAACAGCGACACGAGCGCGATGGCGGTCACGAAGGCGGGGGTCGCCGTGGCGACGCCGGTGCCGAGGAGCACCGCCCGGTCCAGCGGGCCGGGCCGCAGGGCGGCGAGGATCCCGGCCCCCACACCGATGAGGGCGACGAGCAGCGCCGCGTACCCGACGAGCAGGGCCGTACCGGGCAGCCGGGAGCCGATGAGCGCGGCGACGTCCTGGTGGAACTGGGCGGAGGTGCCGAAGTCGCCCTGGAGGACGCCGCCGAGCCACTTCGCGTACTGCACGGCCAGCGGATCGTCCAGGTGGTACTGGGAGCGCAGGGCCGCCACGGCCTCGGGGGTCGCGGGGCGGCCGTGGAGCAGGAACGACACCGGGTCGCCGGGTGCCAGGTGGACGCTGCCGAAGACCACGAGGGAGGTCACGAACAGCACCGCCACCAGGCCGAGGAGCCGTCCGACGAGGAAGCGGGTCATTTCTTCGCGGCCCCGATCGTCGCGGCCCAGGGGTAGTACAGCTGGGAGATCCCGGTCGGGGCGCCGGTGACGCGCTTGCCGAGGAAGACGGAGTGGGGCGCCTCGTAGACGGGGATGATCGGGAGTTCACGCATCGCTATTCCCTGCAGCGTGGCGGTCAGTTCCGCGCGCTTGCCGGCGTCGGGCTCGGCGTTGGCCCGGTCGAAGGCGACGTCGAACTCGGCGTCCGACCACTTGCCGTAGTTCCCGAAGTCGCCGGTGCGCAGGTACTGGTAGAACTCCAGCGGATCCGGCGTGTTGTCGTACCCGCTGGTGATGACGAGGTCGAGCCCCTCGCGCGCGCCCGGGTCGACGAAGATGCTGCTGTACGCCTCCGGGGCGACGGCCTTGAGCTTGACGTCGAGGCCGATCTGGCGTCCGGCGGCCTGGACGGCGTTGGCGACGACGCTGATCTCGGGGGCGAGCGTGCTGGTGGCCAGGGTGAGGGACCGGCCGACCGCGCCCGCCTCGTGGATGAGCTTCTTCGCGGCCTCGATGTCGTACACGGGCTCGGGCAGCGTGTCGTACAGCGCGGCGGTCTTCTCGGGGGCCAGCGCCCAGGCGCCGCGCGCGGCGGGGGCCTTGGCGGGGACGCCGACGCCGCCGGCCGCGGCCTTGACGATGTTCTTCCGGTCGAGCGCCAGGGACAGGGCCTTGCGGACCCTGATGTCGCCGAGCGGGCCGTGGAAGTCGAGGACCGCGAGGTTCGACGCGGCGGTGTTGGGGCCGAAGAGCACCGTGCCCCTGCCGCTGGCGCGGAGCTGCCCGAGCGAGGAGGACGGCACCATGTATCCGCCGTCGGCGGTGCCGGACAGGAAGGCGTTCGAGCGGGCCGCGGCGTCCTCGATGAAGGTGAACTTCACCCGCTCCGACTTGGGGGCGAGCTTCGGGTCCCAGTAGGCCGCGTGCTTTTCGAGGGTGATCTCGGCGCCCTGGGACCAGGTGTCGAGGGCATAGGGCCCGGTGCAGTTGATCTTGCTCTTGGGGGTGCCGTAGTCCTTGCCGGCCTTGGCGAGGGTGGCCGCGCTCTCGATGGTGCCGGGGGAGGCGGCCATCAGCTCGTGGAGCAGGATGTCGGGCTTGGCGAGCCGGAGCGTGACCTCCAGCGGGCCGGTCTTCTCGATCGTGTCGACGCTCTTGAAGGCAGAGCCCCAGGGGGAGCCGGTCTCCGGGTCCATCTGGCGTTTCAGGGAGGCGACCACGTCGTCGGCGGTCATGGTCGTGCCGTCGTGGAACCTGACCCCGGGGCGCAGGGTGTAGACGAGGGTGCGCGGGTCGGGGCGGTCGTACTTCACCGCGAGTCCGGGTTCGATCCTCAGGTCGGGGGTGACCCGCAGGAGCTGCTCGCAGACGTTGGCGAGCACGGTGTTCGGCGGGTAGTCGTACGCGAGGGCGTAGTCGAGCGTGTACGGCTCGGCGTACAGGGACCAGGTGAAGGTGTCCAGCGGGCCCTGGGCCGGCGGCGACAGCGGAGTGACCTTGAAGTCGGCGCCGCCGGCGGCGGCCCTCGGCGTCGTCGCGCCGGAACAGGCGGCGGTGGTGGCCGCGAGCGCGGCGGTACAGGCGAGAAGCGCGATGGTTCTGGACATGCGCATGCAGACCCACCCCTTTACGGGTGTAGTGACGGGCGCTGGGGGATGGAGCGAGTATTGATGCGGGAACGTTCCCGCACAACCCTCTGCGGGAACGGTTTTGCAAAGGTCGGGAGGGTGGCAGCATCAGTCTCATGACCGACGCCACACCGCACGGCGGGCAGCCCTCGCCGCCCCTCCCACGCGTCCGCCTCGTCGACGTGGCCCGCGAGGCGGGCCTCTCCAAGACGACCGTCTCGGCGGCACTGAACGGCACCGGAAGGCTCTCTCCCGAAGTGCGGGAGAGAGCCCGCGAGACCGCGCGCAGAATGGGCTACCGGCCCAACGCCACCGCGCGCCGGCTGCGCGCGGGACGGGCCAGACTGATCGGATACGTGGTCGGGGAGTTCGCCGACGCCCCCTGGACCTTCCTGGAGTCGCCGTACTTCGCCCGGCTGACCGCGGCGACCGCGGCGACCTCGCTGCGACGCGGCTACGCCGTGGTGCTGCTGCCCGCCGGGTCCCTGCAGAGCGAGTGGGCCGACCTGTCGCTCGACGCGGTGGTCGTCGCCGACCCCGTCGCCGACGACCCGATCGTCGAGGACCTCCTCGCCGCCCGCATCCCCGTGTTCAGCGACCGCTCCGTCGAGG
This sequence is a window from Streptomyces sp. NBC_00691. Protein-coding genes within it:
- a CDS encoding amidohydrolase family protein, which codes for MIIDCHGHFTTAPPQLAQWRRRQTAAAGSGDAPDPDDLVISDDDLREAVEGNQLRLMDERGIDLTVFSPRASFMAHHIGDFAVSSDWARICNDLVHRVSTLHPDRFAMGAMLPQSPGVDPATCLPELRRAVEELGAVTVNLNPDPSGGAWTAPPLTDRSWYPLYEAMAEYDVPAMIHVSTSCNPAFHTTGAHYLNADTTAFMQLVQGDLFADFPTLRFVIPHGGGAVPYHWGRFRGLAMALGKPDPEALLDNVLFDTCVYHQPGIDLLTRVIPSRSVLFASEMIGAVRDIDPHTGHHFDDTKRYVEATANLSDEQRAAVYSGNALRVHPRLAARLAAARR
- the ligK gene encoding 4-carboxy-4-hydroxy-2-oxoadipate aldolase/oxaloacetate decarboxylase, with the protein product MEHTEIGIVRTAVTRADPEAVAALSAYGVATIHEAMGRAGLMRPYLRPVYPKARMCGTAVTVLLQPGDNWMLHVAAEQIREGDVVVAACTTESEDGFFGELLATSFRARGCQGLVIDGGVRDVADLERMDFPVFSRAIHAKGTVKATLGSVNVPVVCGNALVRPGDVVVADADGVVVVPRERAAVVAATAAAREAAEEGRRARFRAGQLGLDVYDMRGPLAELGLRYED
- a CDS encoding amidohydrolase family protein — its product is MTHFEKTPGWLDWHPVPSRPRFRLPEGAVDAHCHVFGPGAEFPFAPERKYTPCDAPKSRLFHLRDHLGFARNVVVQATCHGADNSAMVDALRASDGLARGVATVRPGIPDAELRELHDAGVRGVRFNFVQRLVEAAPRQELRDVVERIAPYGWHVVVYFEAADLADLRDFFLSLPVPLVVDHMGRPDVTKDPDGPEFEAFLDFMRAKPDIWCKLSCPERLSESGPPALDGERAAYRDVVPFARRVAEEFPDRVLWGTDWPHPNLTNHMPDDGLLVDFVPDIAPTPELRRKLLVDNPMRLYWPEAD
- the ligA gene encoding protocatechuate 4,5-dioxygenase subunit alpha produces the protein MTLDKTYRLVPGTTVFDAEQSAKGYHLNQFCMSLMTAENRELYLADERAYLDAWPLREEQKQALLARDLNAAMREGGNIYFLAKWGATLGLSFQQMAGSMTGMTEQEYRDMMAGGGRSVEGNRIDQAVLDAAYADRAPAGHATITSAVFTSHVPAIGAAMDLGKTGEPYWKPVFEGYEFSRRWERENVPDVVFLVYNDHASSFDQSLIPTFVLGTGAAYPTADEGYGPRPVPGVESDPDLAAHIAHSLIRDDFDLTLVNEMTVDHGLTVPLSLMFGDVERWPCKVIPFHVNVVQYPVPSGARCFSLGQALRRAIESYDRPLNVQVWGTGGMSHQLQGPRAGLINREWDNAFLDRLIADPAGLSRVPHLEYVEEAGSEGIELVMWLIARGAMSDVDASGEIEVMHRFYHVPASNTAVGHLILENHPRAHEPAEKE
- a CDS encoding Gfo/Idh/MocA family oxidoreductase encodes the protein MTDDQTVRIALAGGGAFGAKHAAALKRIKGVEVAAVVSSSLESGRKFAAEQGIDRAYADLDEVLAMDDIDAVVLATPTPMHAAQTLACLEAGKHVQTEIPLAASLADAEACLEAQRRTGLVAMVGHTRRFNPSHQWVRRQVQAGDFSIQQMDVQTYFFRRTNRNALGEPRSWTDHLLWHHAAHTVDLFAYQTGSPIVRANAMQGPIHPELGIAMDMSIQLRAENGALCTLSLSFNNDGPLGTFFRYIGDTGTYLARYDDLFTGKDQPIDVSGVDISLDGIELQDREFVAAIREGREPDSSIAQVMPCYRTLADLETQLDAVAGG
- a CDS encoding ABC transporter ATP-binding protein, with the translated sequence MVTASAKEGPVAGGPVVQGLVVEGLRKRYGDHTAVDGVSFALAPGASLAIVGESGSGKTTTVRMLVGLEHPDGGTVRLDGRDRSARPRGRAERLARAREIQMVFQDPYLSLDPRVTVSGCLDEVLRLHTDLDAAGRGARAARLLDQVGLGTREAAALPRDLSGGQRQRVAIARALAVEPRVLVLDEAVAALDVSIQAQILELLGQIRSTSGIGYLFVTHDLAVVRHVADEVLVLKSGHVVETGPASRILEAPEHPYTRLLLDSVPRRGRFPAGR
- a CDS encoding ABC transporter ATP-binding protein; the protein is MKEQRRQSGTTPVPAGDGPPVLEIDGLGIRLPDDRARRPILDGVGLRVRPGESVGLVGESGSGKSVACRSVLGLLPPDARTSGEVRVAGRDVLTMSRPELAELRARQVAMVFQDPRASVNPLRRVGDFLTEGLRAAGAPAATADARALELLDAVGIRDPRGALRRRPHEFSGGMLQRVVIAAALAAEPALIVADEPTTALDVTTQAEIVRLLARLRAERGTGLLFVTHDLELAATVCDRVYVMYAGRIVETRGTDELFDRPRHPYTAGLLACTPSIEAGASPPRPIPGRPVSLSEAPPGCAFAARCAHAVARCSEEKPALTRQGDGLAACHRADEGITW
- a CDS encoding ABC transporter permease, coding for MTTTAPPEPAVLRRRPGLRPLRLFAQGPMFTASVALLAALLLIAVLAPVLAPYDPEALDLSASLAGTTGEHLLGTDQSGRDVLSRMMYGARTGLIGPLLVVGVSTLLGTLLGVVAAWRGGWADSVLSRSMDMVFAIPGLLLAILLVSVVGSGMTAPVIAMAVAYTPYVGRLVRGIARQEQARPYIESYRVQGWSGWTVCLRHLLPNIAPTVFAQSAMNFGYALMDLAALSYLGFGVQPPTADWGAMINEGQSAVQQGAMLPALAPSACIVLAVVAFGIVGEGLADRIARRKR
- a CDS encoding ABC transporter permease; amino-acid sequence: MTRFLVGRLLGLVAVLFVTSLVVFGSVHLAPGDPVSFLLHGRPATPEAVAALRSQYHLDDPLAVQYAKWLGGVLQGDFGTSAQFHQDVAALIGSRLPGTALLVGYAALLVALIGVGAGILAALRPGPLDRAVLLGTGVATATPAFVTAIALVSLFSVQLGWFPGPGGTPTGFSERLHHLTLPAFALALTFAGLLARVTRSAMLDELGREHVEVARARGVPGRTVIRRHVLRNALGPVVTVGGTMLAGLLISTSIVETAFDVPGLGSLLVQSVTAKDFAVVQAITLLSVAAFVLVNLAVDLLAPLIDPRLSLHGEGSS
- a CDS encoding ABC transporter substrate-binding protein yields the protein MRMSRTIALLACTAALAATTAACSGATTPRAAAGGADFKVTPLSPPAQGPLDTFTWSLYAEPYTLDYALAYDYPPNTVLANVCEQLLRVTPDLRIEPGLAVKYDRPDPRTLVYTLRPGVRFHDGTTMTADDVVASLKRQMDPETGSPWGSAFKSVDTIEKTGPLEVTLRLAKPDILLHELMAASPGTIESAATLAKAGKDYGTPKSKINCTGPYALDTWSQGAEITLEKHAAYWDPKLAPKSERVKFTFIEDAAARSNAFLSGTADGGYMVPSSSLGQLRASGRGTVLFGPNTAASNLAVLDFHGPLGDIRVRKALSLALDRKNIVKAAAGGVGVPAKAPAARGAWALAPEKTAALYDTLPEPVYDIEAAKKLIHEAGAVGRSLTLATSTLAPEISVVANAVQAAGRQIGLDVKLKAVAPEAYSSIFVDPGAREGLDLVITSGYDNTPDPLEFYQYLRTGDFGNYGKWSDAEFDVAFDRANAEPDAGKRAELTATLQGIAMRELPIIPVYEAPHSVFLGKRVTGAPTGISQLYYPWAATIGAAKK